The following nucleotide sequence is from Gordonia jinghuaiqii.
GCAGGTCGCCTACGACCACCTCGGCGGTGTGCCCCCGCAGGTCGACCTGGAACGTGAGCGTCTGCTGGCGGACATCCTGGCCGCGGCGTCGCGCGACGGATTGGTTTCCGCCGCACACGATCTCAGCGAGGGTGGACTCATCCAGACGGTTGTCGAGGCCGCGCTCGCCGGCGAGACCGGCTGCCGGGTGCTGCTGCCCGAGGACGCCGACCCGTTCGTGTGGCTGTTCTCCGAATCCGCAGGCCGCGTGCTCGTCGCGGTGCCGCGCACCGAGGAGTCGCGCTTCGTGGCGATGCTCGACGCCCGCGGGATGCCGTGGACGCGGATCGGTGTGGTCGATCAGGGCAGCGACTCGGTCGAGGTCCAGGACTACTTCTCGGTCCCGCTCACCGAACTCCGCGAGGCGCACGAGGGCACCCTGCCGAGACTGTTCGGCGACACCGCGTAGTTGCGGCTCGCAACGTCCTTACCTGCATGGATGTGTGCGTAAGTCAATGGAATCAATCTCGGTGCGAGGAGTATCCCGGCGCTTGCCGCCTCGGTTACGCTCCTGGGGTTCTCTGACAAGAGTGAAAGGGCCCCGATGAGTTATCCCTATGATCCGAACCAGCCTTCGAACTACGGTGCGGGTGGTTACGGGCAGCAGCCCTACGGGGGTTTCCCGGGCGGGAACCCGGCCGGGCCGGAGCCGGACAACAATCTCGTGTGGGCGATCCTGTCGACGGTGTTGTGCTGTCTGCCGCTGGGCATCGTGTCGATCGTCAAGTCGACATCGGTCAGCAAGCTCTGGGCCGCAGGCGATTACGCCGGTGCGCAGCGCGCCGCCGACGAGGCCAAGAAGTGGGCGATGTGGAGTGCGATCACCTCGCTCGTTCTCGGGGTCCTGTTCGTCATCGTCTATGTCATCTTCTTTGTCATCCTCCTCGGCGCATCGTCCACGTCGACGTACTGAGGGTTTCGAGGGGGCCGTCCTGCGACGGGTGTCGGCCCTCTCGGAACATCGTGTCCTCGGGCCGGCGACCGTCGTCGCCGGTACCGGCATGCTCTGTGCCGCCGTCTGGTTCGGCGATCCCACGACACCGGGTGGTGCCCTCCCGGTATGTCCGACGAAGCTGATCTTCGGGGTGACCTGTCCCGGATGCGGCTCACTGCGGGCGATCTACTCGTTGCTGCACGGCGATGTCCCGGCGGCGCTCCACTACAACGCGTTCGGTGTCCTCGCAATCGGGTTGTTGCTCTTTGCATTCGGGACCTACTGCGTGCGGTTGTGGACGGGTCGTCACCTCCGCGGTTGGCAGAACCTCAGGTACTCGGGCGTTGTCGCCCTCATCGTGGTTCTCGGATGGTTCGTCGTCCGCAACATCCCCGTCGAACCGCTCTGGTCGCTACATGTCTGAGCGTCGGAACCATCGGATGAGGCGGCAACCCGCACCGGGCGACGGGGCGCGGAGATCGAGTGCGACCAGCGCCTCGGGATCGTCGGTGGTGATTTGGTCGACCCGTAACTCCAACAGCCGCTTGATGTCCGGGGCCACCTGCGGGCCGACTCGGGTGACCGTGTATCCGTCGACAAGGCGGTGGTGATCGTGGAATGCGCCTACCAGATCGTGACCGCGACCCTCCGCCGCGAGTATCAGCCGGTTCTCGAGATAGATCATCTCGGCCTTCGGTGAGGCTGCCACCGCGGCGTCGACGAAGCCGTCGAAGTCGCCGGATCTGATCGCTGCCTCGGCGGCGCCGTGATGGCAAGGGTCGTAACCGATCCGGATTCCCGGCGCGGCCGAGGTCAACGTCTCCACGGCCGCGGCGTCGCCGCACGACAGGATGTAATGCGAGGCGAAGGGTGCCACGCTCCTCGCGAAGGTGTCGACGGCGGCGGCGTCGAGTGCCGCGTCGTCCTCCTTGAAGTCGAGTTGCAGGAGCGCGCCGGGTGCGATGTCGATGCCGGTGAACAGGCCGGTCAGATCTTCGAGGAGCAGGACCCGCTCGTCGAGTGCTCGGCCGTGGTTGTCGCGCAGGGACAGTTCCCGTAGGTGTGCCGCGGGCAGAGCCGACACCGCGCCGGTTCCGGTGGTGGCCCGGTCGACGATGCGGTCGTGCAAGACGGCGAAGCCGCGGTCGGCATGGATGACCAGGTCGATCTCGACACTCGCACCGAGTCGCATGCCTTCGACGATCCGGCTCGCGGTGAAGGCCGGGTCGTCGGCGCGACGACGGGCGCGGTGCCACTTGATCATGGTCCGGTGGCCGGCGTGGTCGATGTACAGAGGGGCCCGCGCCGGGCCCGGCGGTGTCGGGGTCATCGCCTGTGAGCCTAGCTCCGCAGGGGCAGGTGGGGAGGAACTCTGCGCGCGGCAGAGGCGTTCTCGCCGAACGCCCACGCCGGAGTTGAAACGTGTTCTAGTTTGAGGGACATGACTCTGCGCGTGGTCGAATGGTCGACCGGAACAGTCGGACGACATGCCATCGCCGGGATCGACGCCCGGCCGGACCTCGACCTCGTGGGGGTGTGGGTGTCCGACCCGGCCAAGGTCGGCAGGGATTCCGGTGAACTGGCAGGCCTCGGGCGCGAACTCGGTGTCGAGGCGACGAACGACCGCGACGCGCTGATCGCGTTGAAGCCGGACTGCATCGTGCACACCGCGATGACCGATGACCGGGTCATGGAGGCCATCGAGGACCTGATCTTCTTCGTCTCCAACGGCATCAACGTGGTGTCGAGCGGGCCGGTGGTGCTGCAGTTCCCGCACGGCATCCTGCCCGACTCGCTGCTCGAGCGCATCGAGGACGCCGGACGGAAGGGCAACGCCAGTCTGCACGTCAACGGCATCGATCCCGGTTTCGCCAATGATGCTCTGCCCCTGGCGATGACGAGTCTCTCGCAACGCATCGACGAGGTGCGCTGCCAGGAGATCGCCGACTATTCGACCTACTATCAGCCGGTCGTGATGCGGGACCTGTTCGGCTTCGGGCAACCGATGGATGCCACCCCGCTGCTGCTCGCACCGGGCATCCTGTCGATGGCGTGGGGAAGCGTCGTCCGGCAGATCGCCGCCGGACTCGACCTCGTGCTCGACGAGCCGCTGCTCGAACGTGTGGAGCGGGTGGAAGCCGACCGCGACTACTCGACGGTGTCCGTCGAGATCGGCAAGGGCACGATGGCGGCGCTCCGGTTCGAGGTGGCCGGACAGGTCGACGGCGTGGATCGTGTTGTGCTGGAACATTACACGCGCACACATCCCGAGCAGTGCCCGCAGTGGCCGTCGCCGAACGACGGCGACGGCTGCTACCGTATCGCGATCTCCGGCGAACCGGAGATGGCCGTCGAGTTCTCCCACCACGGCGAGCACGGCGACCACAACGTCTCCGGGATGATCGTCACCGCCATGCGTCTGGTGAATTCCGTTGCCGCCGTGGTGGATGCGAAACCGGGCCTGGTCACTGCGCTGGATTTGCCGCTGGTGACCGGGCGCGGGCTCGTCGCCGGCAGGTGAGCCGGTGGCTCACACCTCCCAGGTGTGGACGGGTTCGCCTTCGTGCATGTGCGTGACGTAGTCCCGCAGCATGCCGTTGAGTGCCTCGGCACGACTCTCGCCTGCCTTCTCGCGGGCGGCGACCGCGTGTCGCTGCCACACCGAGCCGGACTGGCGGGACACGCAGCGTCCCTCGATGACTCCGAGGTAGCGGGCGCGCGCCTTCTCCGACAGTCCGTATGAGGTCAGTCCCTGCTCGGCCAGCTCCAGCAATCTGCGCAGGACGAGTTCGTCGGGCCGCACCCAGCCGACGTTCGGCCAGTACAGCTGCGATTCGAAACCGGAGCGGGCGCCGGACTGCAGGTTCTCGGCGGCGGCGTTGAACGACATCTGCGACCACAGGGGCCGTTCGGCCTCGAACAGGCCGCGCACGACGCCGTAGTAGAACGCCGCGTTGGCCATGGTGTCCACGACGGTGGGACCCGCGGGCAACACGCGGTTCTCGACCCGCAGGTGGGCATGGCCGTCGACGACGTCGTAGACCGGACGGTTCCATCGGTACACGGTGCCGTTGTGCAGGCGGAGTTCGTCGAGGGCCGGGGTACGTCCGGCCTCGAGTTCGGCCAGCGGGTCGATGTCGGTGGACACCGGGAGAAGTGCCGGGAAGTACCGGGTGTTCTCCTCGAACAGGTCGAAGATCGTGTTGATCCAGCGCTCGCCGAACCACACCCGGGGCCGCACGCCCTGGTTCTTCAGTTCGAGCGGCCGGGTGTCGGTGGCCTGCTCGAAGACCGGTATCCGGCTCTCGTGCCAGAGTGCGGTCTCGGCCAGGAACGGCGAGTTGCCGGCGATGGCCACCTGCACCCCGGCGATCGCCTGCGCCGCATTCCAATGCGCGGCAAAGTCTTCCGGCGCCACACGAAGGTGCAGCTGCAGGGAGGTGCAGGCCGCTTCGGGCAGGATCGAGTCGGTCGAGGTGTGCAGGTGCTCGGGGTCGTGGCGTTCGGTCAGCGGCATTCCGCTGATGTCGATCTCGAGGTCCTCGCCGCGTGCGGCGAAGATCTGCTCGTTCAGCAGGTCGTAGCGGGGGTTGGCCGAGATCCAGTGATGGGCAAAGTGTTCGGCCTTGAGGGTGGGCAGCATGCCGATCATCACGAGGTGACTCGAGGTCTGCGACGCCCGCTCCTCGGCGCGGTTCAACGACCGGCGCAGCGCATCTTCGAGGGAGATCGTGTCATCGGTGGTGAAAGGGCGCGGCGCGACGTTGATCTCGATGTTGAACTGGCCCAGCTCGGTCTGGTAGTCGGGGTCGGCGATGGCCTCGAGCACCTCGGCGTTGGCCATCGACGGTCGCATGTGTTCGTCGACGAGGTTGAGCTCGACTTCCATGCCGAGCAACGGCCTGGGCGGTCGGCCCTGATCGGTGAACAACCCGTCGGCGAGCATCCGGGCGATCGCCTCGGTTCCCCGGCCGACCTGCCGTCGGAAGCGGACCCGGTCTTCACCGGTGAACTGCTGCTTGGTCACCTCGGCACCCATGCGGTCAATACTGCCCGATGCGGGCTGTGCCGAACCCTGCTGGAGCACGTTCGGACCCTGATGCAAGATGGCGTGTGTGCCGACGCGTAAGAGAGTGGACCCCACCGAGGTCCGCGCCGCCGTCCTCGCGGTCGCGGACTGGCTCGTCGACGAGAATGCGCCCGCACCGTCGCGAGCGGCGATCGCCGCCGCGGTCCGACTCTCCGCCCGCACCCTCGAACAGATCGCGCCGGGCAACTCCGTGGAGGTGCGGGTGCCGCCGTTCGTCGCGGTGCAGTGCATCGAAGGTCCCCGTCACACACGAGGAACGCCGCCCAACGTCGTCGAGACCTCGCCGCGCACCTGGCTGCTGCTCGTGACCGGGCTGCTGCGTTACGACGAGGCACTCGCCGCCGGGGGAGTGGACTCCTCCGGGCATCGCGCCGAGCTGGTGGCCGACCTGCTGCCCCTCGTCCCCGTCGCCGCCGACGGGCCGGCGCCGGGTGCCTGAGGGGGAGTGTGATCGGTCACTCACCGATGTCCGTATGGAATTCCGTCCGCCTCCACACCGCTGCAAGATTCGCAATGGGAGGCGACGGGCACGTAAACTGCGAACTGTCTCCCAGCCCATTCACTTTCACAGCCGTGTTGTACCGATTCGCAGCCCCAGGGAGCTAGTCGATGACTGATCGTTCGATCGCCAACGTGAACCTGCTCGCTCCCACGACGCCGACCGGTGGGTGCTCGGCGCGCGCCGGCAACCCGGCCCCGCTGGACGAACCCGAGAACGAACCCCGCGAAGAGTGTGGTGTCTTCGGGGTCTGGGCCCCGGGCGAGGACGTCGCCAAGCTGAGCTACTACGGCCTCTACGCGTTGCAGCATCGTGGTCAGGAAGCCGCGGGCATCGCGGTCGGCGACGGCAGCCAGGTCGTCGTCTTCAAGGACCTGGGTCTGGTCAGCCAGGTGTTCGACGAGCAGACGCTCGGCGCGATGAGCGGACACGTCGCCATCGGGCACTGCCGCTACTCCACCACCGGCTCGACCACGTGGGAGAACTCCCAGCCGATCTTCCGGACCACCGACGCCGGAACCGGTGTCGCCCTCGGTCACAACGGCAACCTCGTCAACACCTCCGAGCTCGCCGCTCGCGCCCGTGAACACGGCATCAAGAGTTCGGCCGCGACGTCGGACTCCGACGTCGTAGGTGCGCTGCTGGCGCACGGCGCCGCGGACAGCTCGATCGAGCAGGCCGCGATGGAACTCCTGCCGACCCTCAAGGGTGCCTTCTGCCTCACCTTCATGGACGAGCACACGCTCTACGCCGCGCGTGACCCGCACGGCGTGCGTCCGCTGTCCCTCGGCCGCCTCGACCGCGGCTGGGTCGTCGCCTCGGAGACAGCCGCCCTCGACATCGTCGGTGCGTCCTTCGTCCGTGACATCGAGCCGGGCGAACTGCTGGCCATCGACGCCGACGGCGTGCGCAGCTCGCGCTTCGCCGAGCCCACCCCGCGCGGGTGCGTCTTCGAATACGTCTACCTGGCCCGGCCGGACTCGGTGATCAACGGCCGGTCGGTGCACTCCACGCGCGTGGAGATCGGGCGGCGACTCGCCAAAGAGCATCCCGCGGAGGGCGACCTGGTCATCCCGGTGCCGGAGTCGGGCGTGCCCGCCGCCGTCGGTTTCGCCCAGGGGTCGGGAATCCCGTACGGCCAGGGCCTCATGAAGAACGCCTACGTCGGCCGGACCTTCATCCAGCCGTCGCAGACGATCCGTCAGCTCGGCATCCGACTCAAACTCAACCCGCTGCGCGAGGTCATCCGCGGCAAGCGGCTCATCGTCGTCGACGACTCGATCGTGCGCGGCAACACCCAGCGCGCCCTGATCCGGATGCTGCGTGAGGCCGGTGCGACCGAGGTCCACGTGCGTATCGCGTCGAGTCCGGTTCGCTGGCCGTGCTTCTACGGCATCGACTTCGCCTCGCCTGCCGAACTCATCGCCAACGGCATGGAATCCGAGGCCGGGATGGTCGAGGGGGTTCGCCAGGCGATCGGCGCGGACTCGCTCGGCTACATCAGCACCGACGAGATGATCAACTCGACGGGCCAGTCTGCGTCGGCACTGTGCGCGGCCTGTTTCGACGGCGAATACCCGATCGAGCTGCCCAAGGAGACCTCCATGGGCAAGGCCGTCCTCGAGCAGATGCTCGCGAGTGCCGCAGGCGATCGGACGGTGGACCCGCTGTCGAAGCCGAATGACAACGTCAGTGCCGTCATGCGGCCGTAGGTCCGGCTCGATCGGCGCTCCGGTACCGTGTGACCCGTCGGCGAACCCGCCGAGAGAATTTTTTGGACCCAGAACAAGCTTGTGACAGGGAGTGCTGCGGTGATGACGGAGCGGGATGCTGCTGCCGATGAGACGGCAGGCGCCGCGTCGACCTCGACGCCTGAGGGCGGGACGCAGGCCTCGTACGCGGCGGCCGGGGTCGACATCGACGCCGGCGAGCGAGCAGTGGAGCTCATCGCACCGCACGCCAAGCGCGCGTCGCGGCCCGAGGTGCTCGGCGGTATCGGCGGCTTCTCGGGGCTGTTCGCGCTCAAGGGCAACTACCGGGAGCCGGTCCTCGCCGCCGCCAGCGATGGCGTGGGTACCAAGCTCGCCATCGCCCAGGCCATCGACAAACACGACACCGTCGGCCGCGACCTCGTCGCGATGTGCGTAGACGACCTCGTCGTCTGCGGTGCCGAACCGCTGTTCCTGCAGGACTACATCGCGGTGGGCAAGGTCGTCCCGGAAACCGTCGCGCAGATCGTCGCCGGTATCGCCGACGGCTGTGTCGAAGCCGGCTGCGCACTTCTCGGCGGTGAGACCGCCGAGCATCCCGGTTTGATGCAGGACAACCACTACGACCTGTCCGCCACGGCGGTCGGCGTCGTGGAGGCCGACAACGTCCTCACCCCCGATCGTGTCCGTGCCGGCGATGTCGTCATCGCCATGGGAGCGTCGGGACTGCACTCCAATGGCTACTCGCTGGCACGCAAGGTGCTGCTCGAGTGGGGCCACATGGACCTCTTCGGCCACGTCGAGGAGTTCGGGCGCAGCCTGGGTGAAGAGCTGCTCGAGCCCACTCGCATCTACGCCCGCGACTGCCTCGCGCTGATCGCCGAGGCCGATGTTCGCACCTTCGCGCACATCACCGGCGGTGGACTGGCCGAGAACCTGGCACGCGTCATCCCGCAGGGTCTCGTGGCCGAGCTGGAACGCAACACCTGGACTCCCGCACCGATCTTCGCGCTCATCGCGCAGCGCGGCCGCGTCGAACAGCTCGAGATGGAGCGCACCTTCAACATGGGTGTCGGCATGGTCGCCGTCGTCGCCCCCGAGGACACCGATCGTGCGCAGGCGGTCCTGACCGCCCGCCACGTGGACAACTGGGTCCTCGGCACGATCAAGCGGTCGAACGAGCCCAAGAGCGCCGAGGCCGGCGCGCGCGTCTCCCTGATGGGGGAGCACCCGCGCTTCTAGGCGGGCGGGACGGTCTCACCACCGGCACAGCGACAAACACGCACAGCGACAAACACAACGAAGAAGCTCGCCGATGGGATCTCCCACGGCGAGCTTCTTCGTTGTGCGAATGGAATTGTTCGAACTTCGATATTCAGTTGTCGCTGATGTTCGGATCACCCCGGTACGGACCTTGGGAGGCGGTGAGCCACGGGTCCGTACGTGAAGATGACCCGCGTCGCCGCGGGCCCGTTCACACGGAAAAGATGTTGGGGTGATGCCGGGTGCGAGGAACGAGACTGCGCCCGTGGAGCGTGCGCGTCACGCGCGTCGCCACTCCTCCTCGTCCACCCACTCGTCCACCGGATCCGGTCGGCGTACAACCGGATCGCTCTGCCCGGAAAGTTCGCGCTGCAGACTTTCCAGATCGGTGTTCGGCGTGGAGTACTTCAGCTGACGTGCAACCTTCGTCTGCTTTGCCTTTGCCCGGCCGCGGCCCATATGGGACCCCCTCGCACAATGACGGGGCGGCCAAACAACTTGGCGGCCCCGTTCTCTTGAAGTAATTCTGTCGTGCTGACCAGTCTAGCGCGCCTCTAGGATTTGTGTTGTCCGCCCTGCCTCGCCACGCCGTCGCGGCGTTCCGACTTGGCCACGACCTTGCGAGCCTCGCGGCGGACCTTGACCGGGAGATCGTCTCGCTCGAGCAGTTTCCGGATGGCTTCGGGATCGCCGCCGACGAGCAGATGCCGCGACCGCACCCCGTGGTCGGGACGCGCCACGACCGAGACCGGATCACCCGCGCCCACGGTGCCCGGATGGACAACCCGCAGGTAGGTGCCGAAATCCGCCTGGCTCATGAAGCGCTTCATCCACCCGGGCTCACCCGCCCACACCGCGAAGGTCTTGCACGGGACACGCGGGATGGTGACCTCGAGGACGAGTCCGTCGTTCCCGACGGCCCACCGCTCGCCGACCAGTGCGCCGCTGACCTCCACGCCGTCGATCCGGAGGTTCTCGCCGAACCACCCGTAAGGAAGCTCACGTCCGAGCTCGTCGGACCACCGCCGCGCCTCGGCGTCGGAGTAGGCGTAGACGGCCTGATCGATGCCGCCGTGATACCGCTTGTTGCCCACGTGGTCGGAGACGAGTCCGAGTTCGTTCACCTCGACCCGACCGGACTGCGGGCGCTTGTCGATGGCCGAGCGGCCGATGCCGTCGAGCATCACGTCCTCGACGGCCGCGCACACCGCCAGGACCGAGCCTGTGCCCACTCTTCAGGCTCCCGGCGTCGACGAGCCGCCGCGGAGCCGCTCCACGGCCGCACGGCCGGCCTGGACGCGCTCGTCCTCGCGGACCGAGTCGGGGTCGATCCGAGCGCTGATCGTGGCGTCGGTGCCGACGGTCAACTCGACGTCGGCGCCGACGTTGCGCTTGACGAGGGCGAGCGCGATCGGTCCCCACTCGTAGTGGTCGACGACGGTGCCCACCCGGCCCACGGTGCGCCCGCCCGCGGTGACCGGGTCGCCGGTGGTGGGTCGCTCGTCGGAACTGCCGTCGAGGTGCAACAGCACCAGGCGCCGAGGTGACTTGCCCAGGTTGTGGACCCGGGCCACCGTCTCCTGGCCGCGGTAACACCCCTTGTCCAGGTGAACGGCGCCGAGCTCGTCGGGTCCGCCGATCCAGTTGACCTCGTGGGGGATCGTCCGCTCGTCGGTGTCGGCTCCCAGGCGAGGGCGCAGCGCCGCGACGCGCAGGGCGTCGTATGCCCAGCTGCCCGCCATCCGTGCGCCCGCCTCGGTCAGCGTGTCCCACCAGCGCATCAGTACGTACTCGGGCACGAGGAGGTCGACGACCGGCAGGCCGGCATGCTCGCCGAAGGGCGGCATCCGTCGCCAGAAGCCGAGGGGTTCGTCCTCGTGGTGCGACTCGGGCAGTGAGCCGGCCTGGTAGATCCGGGCGTCGGCACCGATCTCGAGGAGATCTGCGACCGGGCCGTCGAGGGCGCCCGGGCCGATCAGGGTCACGGCCTTCATGTCCGGACGTGCCGCCGGTTGCGCCTTGGCCCAGAACACCATCTTGCCGAGGAAGCCCAGAAGCGGCTCGCCGCGCGGGCCCTCGGTGTCGATCCAGGTGACGCCGTCGACGTCGGTGACGACGAAATGTTCCTCGATGCGGCCGTTGGCGTCGAGGGACAGGTTCTCCGCGCTCGATCGGTCGGGGAGATCGGCGATGTGCTGGCTGGAGATCGTGTGCAGCCAGCTGAGACGTTCGGCGCCGGCGATCTCGATGACCGCGCGGTCGGAACGGTCGACGATGATCACCCCGGAGGATGCGGCGCGTTGCTCGCCGAGCGGGTCGCCGTAGTGCCACGCGGTGTCGGTCGAGTTGAGTTCTCCGGGACCGGGGACCGCCCCGCCCTCGGAATGCCTGGTCAGGATGGGTGAACGGCTCACGCGTCGATTCTACGGGTCACTGCGGCCCCGGGGGCGGGGAGCACCGGCCGGGGACACATGGCAGCCTTCTAGCCATGTCGGATTCGATCCTGGTCACGCTCGACGGCACGCAGCACGACGCCGATGCACCCTTCCTGCACGCCGACGACCTCGCCGCCGTCCGCGGCGACGGCATCTTCGAGACCCTGCTCGTCCGCTCGGGGCGGGCGCGTTGCGTCCGGCTCCACCTCGAGCGGCTGGCCCGCAGTGCGGCCGCGATGGACCTGGACAAGCCGGATCTCGACGTGTGGCACGACGCCGTCGACGCCGCCGTCGAGGCGTGGACGAAGGCCCACGGGACGTCGGGCGAAGCCCTGCTGCGCCTGGTCTACACGCGTGGGCGCGAACACGGTTCGACGCCGACGGGATATGTGACCGTCGACGCGGTGCCCGAGCGCGTCGTCACGGCGCGGACCGAGGGCGTCTCGGTGATCACCCTCGACCGGGGATTCTCGATCGACCTCGCCGCGCGTGCGCCCTGGCAGCTGCTCGGCGTCAAGACGCTCAGCTACGCCACCAACATGGCCGCGCTGCGGCATGCGGCGTCGGAGGGCTACGACGACGTGATCTTCGTGAGCAGCGAAGGCGTCGTCCTCGAGGGGCCCCGATCGACCGTGGTCGCCGTCTACGGGGACACGCTGGTCACCCCGCCCTCCGAGACCGGGATCCTGGAATCGACAACGGTCCGGGCCGTCTTCGATCTGGCGGTCCAGGAGGGGTGGAAGACCAAGGCAGAGGTCCTGCGGCCCGAAGACCTCGTCGCGGCCGATTCGGTCTGGCTGGTCAGCAGCGTGACCCTCGCGGCCCGGGTCACCCACCTCAACCGGTACGTGATGCCCGTCCCGTCGGACTCGAAGAAATTCTCCGCTTTGGTAGACCGCGCGATCTCCGTCGATCACAATTGATCTCGGTCACTCCTCACTGATCGCAAGTAGCCCGGCACACCGCCGCGGCGATGAGAGCGAACACACCCGCGACCGCGCCGTCGCGGGACCTTTGGCGCTTGTCCCCCTCCGTGACCAGGGGTAACGTCGCGCCCAAGCCCTACTACTACTGGTAGTAGTAGGGATCTTTCGACCCGCTCCGCCCACCCCGGCCCGGGAACGGCAACTCGATTCGAGGCGAGATATGGACGCTCTGGACGTCTCCAGATGGCAATTCGGGATCACGACCGTCTATCACTTCATCCTGGTGCCGCTGACCATCGGTCTCGCGCCGATGATCGCGGTGATGCAGACCGTGTGGCACGTGACCGGGAACGAGCAGTGGCTGCGTGCGACGAAGTTCTTCGGGAAGCTCTTCCTGATCAACTTCGCGCTCGGCGTCGCCACCGGCATCGTGCAGGAGTTCCAGTTCGGCATGAACTGGAGCGAGTACAGTCGATTCGTCGCCGACGTCTTCGGGGCCCCGCTGGCCCTGGAGGGACTCGTCGCGTTCTTCCTGGAGTCGACGTTCATCGGACTGTGGATCTTCGGCTGGGACCGGCTACCGCGCAGGGTGCATCTGGCATGCATCTGGCTGGCATCCGCAGGCGTCATCGCCTCGGCGTACTTCATCATCGCCGCGAACTCATGGATGCAGCACCCGGTCGGCGTGGTCTGGGACGAGACCCGCGACCGGCCGCGGATGAACGACTTCTGGGCGGTGATCACCAACAGCACGACGCTCGCGGCGTTCCCGCACGTGATCGCCGGCGCGTTCCTCACCGCGGGCACCTTCGTCGCCGCCATCGGCTGCTGGTGGATGGCCCGGAATTCCTGGCGCGCCAAGAAACTTCGCGAGGCCATCGAGACCGGCGACACCTCGGAGATGCCCAAGACCACCTCGCCGAGCCACATCGACGCCACGCCGGAGGATCTCGAGCGCGACGCCCGGCACTTCTGGCGGCCCGTCACCCGCTTCGCGCTGTGGGTCACCATCGTGTCCGGCGTGGCACTGTTCATCACCGGAGACCTCCAGTCCCAGATCATGTTCAATCAGCAACCCATGAAAATGGCTGCGGCGGAATCGCTCTGTGAGACCGAGACCGGTGCGGGATTCTCGGTGCTGGCCATCGGGCGACAGAACAACTGCGAGAACATCGAGCACATCATCGAGGTCCCGAAGATGCTGTCGTTCCTCGCCGATCACAGTTTCGACAGCACCCTGCAGGGGGTCGAGGAGTTACAGCAGCAATACACCGAAGCGCTTGCCGGACAACCCGGCGTGGCGCCCGGCCAGAACTTCGCACCCAACCTCTTCGTCACCTACTGGGCGTTCCGCGCCATGATCACCTGGGCGCTGGGGTCCGTGGTCGTGGCCCTGGGCGGACTGTGGCTCACTCGCCGCAAGCGTGTCGTGGAATCCCGCAAGTTCGGGCTGCTGGCGCTGTGGATGATCCCGACGCCCTTCCTGGCCAACAGTTCCGGCTGGATCTTCACCGAGATGGGGCGCCAGCCGTGGGTCGTCGCACCCAACTGGGAGAACGACCTCGATCCGTTGCGGATCAACATGCTCGTGCAGAACGGTGTGTCGAATCACTCGGCGGGGATGGTGTGGGTGACACTGATCGGCTTCACCCTGCTGTACGGGGCGTTGGGCGTGGTGTGGTTCATGCTCCAGCGGAGGTATGTGATCGAAGGTCCCGCCACCTACGACTCGAGACCACCTGGTCACTCCGACCCCGACGCCGACAGCGATGAGCCCAAACAGCTCTCGTTCGCGTACTAGCGGCGAACACCCGAAGCGTCACA
It contains:
- a CDS encoding cytochrome ubiquinol oxidase subunit I: MDALDVSRWQFGITTVYHFILVPLTIGLAPMIAVMQTVWHVTGNEQWLRATKFFGKLFLINFALGVATGIVQEFQFGMNWSEYSRFVADVFGAPLALEGLVAFFLESTFIGLWIFGWDRLPRRVHLACIWLASAGVIASAYFIIAANSWMQHPVGVVWDETRDRPRMNDFWAVITNSTTLAAFPHVIAGAFLTAGTFVAAIGCWWMARNSWRAKKLREAIETGDTSEMPKTTSPSHIDATPEDLERDARHFWRPVTRFALWVTIVSGVALFITGDLQSQIMFNQQPMKMAAAESLCETETGAGFSVLAIGRQNNCENIEHIIEVPKMLSFLADHSFDSTLQGVEELQQQYTEALAGQPGVAPGQNFAPNLFVTYWAFRAMITWALGSVVVALGGLWLTRRKRVVESRKFGLLALWMIPTPFLANSSGWIFTEMGRQPWVVAPNWENDLDPLRINMLVQNGVSNHSAGMVWVTLIGFTLLYGALGVVWFMLQRRYVIEGPATYDSRPPGHSDPDADSDEPKQLSFAY